One stretch of Pseudomonas azotoformans DNA includes these proteins:
- the flgE gene encoding flagellar hook protein FlgE — MSFNIGLSGLYAANKQLDVTGNNIANVATTGFKSSRAEFADIYAASKLGTGQNSIGNGVNLAAVSQQFTQGDVNGSGGILDMAIQGGGFFVQKGSDGSLEYTRSGAFRADKDGYITNNTGTSRLQGYAADADGKIIKGGLTDLQLNLSNLPPKASTKVDSTSNLNSSEPVIDQVAKPFNPNDTSTFTTQYSTTLYDSQGNAHPMVQYLVKTDGNKWNAYTLIDGRNPNGSAPTGTPSTPPVPSTLTFDGAGKLTSVVTGGVSDKTLTITGWVPGTVTNGVWKANGADANPTGIAVNMANITQYNSATYRNPPVTDGYATGQITGLKIDGSGVLFATFSNQQSKAIGQISLASFNNEQGLQPAGGTTWKETFASGQPGYDTPQAGTLGSIVANSLENSNVNLTNELVDLIKAQSNYQANAKTISTQSTIMQTIIQMT, encoded by the coding sequence CCACTGGCTTCAAGTCGTCCCGTGCGGAATTCGCCGACATCTACGCGGCGTCCAAGCTGGGCACTGGCCAGAACAGCATCGGCAACGGTGTGAACCTGGCGGCCGTGTCGCAGCAGTTCACCCAAGGTGACGTCAACGGCAGCGGCGGTATCCTGGACATGGCGATCCAGGGTGGCGGCTTCTTCGTGCAGAAGGGCAGCGACGGTTCGCTGGAATACACCCGCAGCGGTGCCTTCCGTGCCGACAAAGACGGCTACATCACCAACAACACCGGCACCTCGCGCCTGCAAGGCTACGCGGCGGATGCGGATGGCAAGATCATCAAGGGTGGCCTGACCGACCTGCAACTGAACCTGTCGAACCTGCCGCCCAAGGCCTCCACCAAAGTGGACTCCACCAGTAACCTGAACTCCTCGGAGCCAGTGATCGACCAGGTGGCCAAGCCGTTCAACCCGAACGACACCAGCACCTTTACTACCCAGTACAGCACCACCTTGTACGACTCCCAGGGCAACGCGCACCCGATGGTGCAATACCTGGTGAAAACCGACGGTAACAAGTGGAATGCCTATACCCTGATCGATGGTCGCAACCCTAACGGTTCGGCGCCAACCGGCACCCCATCGACCCCACCTGTGCCATCGACCTTGACCTTTGACGGCGCCGGCAAGCTGACCAGTGTGGTCACCGGTGGTGTCTCCGATAAGACCCTGACCATTACCGGTTGGGTTCCTGGCACCGTGACCAATGGTGTGTGGAAGGCCAACGGTGCGGATGCGAATCCAACAGGTATCGCCGTCAACATGGCCAACATCACCCAGTACAACTCGGCCACCTACCGCAACCCACCGGTCACCGATGGCTACGCCACCGGCCAGATCACCGGCCTGAAAATCGACGGCAGCGGCGTGTTGTTCGCCACGTTCAGCAACCAGCAGAGCAAGGCCATCGGCCAGATCTCCCTGGCTAGCTTCAACAACGAGCAGGGCCTGCAGCCAGCCGGCGGTACTACCTGGAAAGAAACCTTCGCGTCGGGCCAGCCGGGTTACGACACTCCGCAAGCCGGTACCCTGGGGTCGATCGTGGCCAACTCCCTGGAGAACTCCAACGTCAACCTGACCAACGAGCTGGTGGACCTGATCAAGGCCCAGAGCAACTACCAGGCGAACGCCAAGACCATCTCCACCCAGAGCACCATCATGCAGACCATCATTCAGATGACCTGA